A stretch of DNA from Synergistota bacterium:
CGTTTATCTTATAGTGGTGAATGAGCGTTCCTCTCGGAGCTTCGAGAACTCCAACTCCTTCCGGGTTAAAGTCTCTACTTACTGCTCTTAGCTCAGTCCCGGTTATATCTGGATCTTCCAGCAGTTCTTTTAGCTTTTCAGCAGCATGAAGAGCCTCTATCATCCTGGCATAATGATAGAAGAGGGAGCCTTCTGCTACGCGAGAGCCTATCATGTCTCGGAAGATCTTCAGCTCCTCTTTTGCTAAAGGCGTCGAGATATCATCACAACAGTTTATTCTTCCCAAGGGTCCCACGCGATAGCTTCCCTCGGGATATCCAAAGTCCTTATAAAACGGGAATTTCATGTAGGACCAGGGCTCGACCCATTCCCCTATTTTCTCAAGGTAGTTATCTTCGGAGAACTCATCGATAATTTTCCCTCTATAGTCGCAAAGCCTTATTTTACCATGGTACAAGTCAAGATTTCCCTTCTCGTCAACAAGACCCATGTAGAGAGACGGGAAAGAGGCGAAGTTTCTGAACTTATCTCCCCACTCCTCCGCCAGGTTTCTGATGAGCTTCACGGTATCTTTAAGCTCGCTTATGACCCAATCTATATCCTTAAGCAAGGAATCTCTTTCCTCAACGGATAGTCCTTTGCTCACTCCACCTGGTATCGCGAAACGGGGGTGAATTCTCTTACCTCCCAGGATCTTTATGACCTCTTGGCCATATTTCCTCAACTTAACACCTCTTAAAGCTAAATCTGGATGCTTCTCCACAACGCCAACTACATTTCTTATCTTAGGATCAGCATCCATACCAAAGAGCAGATCTGGGCTCGCCAAGTGGAAAAAGTGCAGTGAGTGAGACTGAACTATTTGTCCCATATGCATGAGCTCCCTCAGCTTCTTAG
This window harbors:
- a CDS encoding Ni/Fe hydrogenase subunit alpha; this translates as MAQKLEIFPVTRVEGHGKVTIYLNDAGEVEKTYFHVTQVRGFEKFCEGRVFWEMPVITQRACGICPVSHHLASAKATDKLLGVEIPPTAKKLRELMHMGQIVQSHSLHFFHLASPDLLFGMDADPKIRNVVGVVEKHPDLALRGVKLRKYGQEVIKILGGKRIHPRFAIPGGVSKGLSVEERDSLLKDIDWVISELKDTVKLIRNLAEEWGDKFRNFASFPSLYMGLVDEKGNLDLYHGKIRLCDYRGKIIDEFSEDNYLEKIGEWVEPWSYMKFPFYKDFGYPEGSYRVGPLGRINCCDDISTPLAKEELKIFRDMIGSRVAEGSLFYHYARMIEALHAAEKLKELLEDPDITGTELRAVSRDFNPEGVGVLEAPRGTLIHHYKINESGEIIKANLIVATVNNNNAMNKAVELVAKEYIKGPDVKEGFLNMVEVAIRCYDPCLSCATHALGKMPLEILIYDSEGNGLRKLVRDL